The genomic DNA TTCTGACCGGCGACCTCGAAGCGATGGTCGAGCAGTTCTGCAAGTTCTCCGCGGAGGTAACGCACGTCGACTCGCTACCGATGCTGCTCCGTCGGGCAGTCAGGACGGCGCTGACGCCGCCGACCGGCCCCGTCTTTCTCGCGTTGCCCGCCGACGTGATGATGGCCGAGACCGACGCCGACCCGGAGCCGCTGGGGCCGATTCCGGACGCCGGTGGCGGCGACCCGAATCAGATTGCTACTGCGGCCGACTACTTTGTCGAGGCCGACCAGCCCGTGTTGGTCCTCGGCGACCACGTCGCCCGCGCCGGCCGCGATGCCGTCGAAGCGGCCGTCGAACTCGCGGAGGCGACGGGCGCGCGCGTCCACGGCGAAATCCTCGCTAGCGAAATCAACTTCCCGACCGACCACGACCAGTGGGTGTCGTTTATCGGTCCCGACGAGTCCATCGCCTCGATGCTGATGGACACCGATACGCTCGGCTTGGTCGGCTGCTCGACGAACACGACGCTGTTGCGTCATGAGTCGCCCCTTATCGACGCCGATACGACGACCGTACAGGTCTCCAGCGACCCCGACGAGGTCGGCAAAAACCATCCCGCCGATGCCGCCGTCATCGGCGACCCTGGCCGTATTATGCGCGCCATCGCCGAACGGGTCGACAAGCGTCTTGACGACGACGAGCAGGCCGCCCGCATCGACCACGTCGAAACGATGAAGGCGAGTCTCGAACCGACGATGCAGAGCCTCGGTGAGGACGAAACGCCCCCCGGCGACACGCGGTCGTCGAAGGCGGAACTCGTCGATACGATGGCCGCCGTCGAGGAGGACGTCTTCATCGTCGACGAGGGCGTCACCTCCAAGTTCGCATTGCTGACACGGTTCCCGCTGGACGTACAGGGGTATCTCTCGAACAAGGGCGGCGGCCTCGGCTACGGGCTGCCGGCCGCCGTCGGGGCGGCGCTGGCGGAATCGCTTCGAGATGACCCCCAAGAAGTCGTCGGCTACATCGGCGACGGCTCCTATCTCTACTACCCGAACAGCATCTATTCGGCGACCCGATACGACCTCGACCTGACCGTTGTGGTTCCAGACAACCGCAACTACCGCATTCTCAAGGACAACACGGTCGCGATGATGGGCGGCGACGAATCCGACTACGACTTCGTGGGGATGGATTTCGACCCGCACGTTGACATTCCGAAAAACGCTGAAAGCCACGGAGCACGCGGCCATCTCGCTGAAACGCCCGAGGAATTCGAGGACATCTACGCCGAGGCGCTGGACAGTTCGGGGACTGACGTTATCGACGTTCTCGTCCACGACTGACCGCACGGTGACCTGCGGTACGCTTAGGTTTCTGCCGGCCGCAGGCCCACGATATGCTCACCACTGATTCGCTTGACCGCGTCGGCGTCGTCGGTGCAGGAACGATGGGCAGCGGTATCGCACAGGTCGCGGCGGCGGCGGGCTACGATGTCGTGATGCGCGATATCGAACAGGAGTACGTCGACAGCGGCTTCGAGACGATAGCAGACAGCCTCGACCGGAAGGTAAAGAGCGGCGACTACACGGAGAAAGAAGCCGAGGCGATACGCGACCGTATCGAAGGAACCACCGCGCTTGGCGATCTGGCTGATTGTGGCCTCGTCATTGAGGCGGCCGTCGAAGACATCGATGTCAAAAAAGATGTTTTCGCCGACCTCGACGGGCTCGTTGACGACGCTGTCCTCGCGACCAACACGAGCACGCTGTCGATTACCACCATCGCCAGCGCGACGACCAGCCCCGAGCGGGTCGTCGGTCTCCACTTCATGAATCCGGTGCCGGTGATGAAGGGCGTCGAAATCGTCGTTGGCGAGAAGACGAGGCCCGGCATCGTCGACTTCGCCCACGAGTTTGCCGCAGAACTCGGCAAGGAGACGTGGGAGTCAGACGATAAGCCGGGCTTTGTCACCAACCGAATTTTGATGCCGTGGCTCAACGAGGGGATTCGAGCCTTTGACGAAGGCGTCGCCTCCAAGGAAGACATCGATGCGGGCATGAAACTCGGCACGAACGTTCCGATGGGACCGCTTGAGCTCGCAGACCACATCGGCCTCGATGTCTGTCTGCACGCCTCCGAGACGCTCTATGAGGAACTTGGCGACCGGTACAAGCCGGCCTACCTGCTCAAGCGGAAAGTCGAAGCCGGTGACCTCGGCAAAAAGACCGGGGAAGGGTTCTACGACTACGATTGAACCGGCAATTTGTCAGCGGCCGAGCGATTCCCGCCGCTCGCTGAGCGGTTCGGGTGCGGCCTGATAGAAGAAATTCGGCTTCTCGATGCGGTCATCGTAGTCGTTGGAGAAGACGTGTGTCGTCGCCGAACTCATCGGCGGCAGCAGCCACGAACGGTCGCCCGTTACCTCTCGGTCGGCCTCGGCCTCGTTCTGTTCGAACTGCTCGAACTGGTCGGTCACGGTGTGGTGGTCGACGATTGTGACGCCCGCTTCCTCGTAGGAATGGAGCACAGCACGGTTCAGCTCGACGAGCGCCTCGTCTTTCCACAGCGAGCGGTTGTCGTCAGTATCGAGGCCGAGCCGCTCGGCGACGGTGGGCAACATGTCGTAGCGGTCCTCGTCGGCGAGGTTCCGTGCGCCGATTTCCGTCGACACGTACCAACCGCTGAACGGCGCGGCGGTGTAGTGGATGCCGCCGAGTTCGAGTCGCATGTTCGACACGACCGGGACGTCGTACCACCGTAGCCCGAGGTCCTCGAACCACTCGTAGTCGGGGTGTCGAAGCGGCACCTCGCCGACAGCCGAGTCCGGGACCTCGAAGATGGCCGGCTCGTCGTCGCCCATCTGGATGACGTGCGGGAGGATGTCGAAGTCCGTGCCATCGCCCTCCCAGCCTCTCGACTGGCAGTAGTCTGTCAGCTCGATTTCGTCGGGGTCACCGACGATGCCATCGTCAGTCCGGTAGCCCGCATACCGCAGCAGTTCGTAGTTCCAGATGCGGACCTGTCGGTCACCATCGACCATCGGCTTGAAGACCGTAATCAGCGGCTTGATATCGCCGCCATTGCGGGCCTTCTCGAGGTGGCGACAGCATGCTTCGTGGACCGCTTCGGCGGTTTCACAGTCACGCTCGTCGGCGACGTTGAGCTGCTGCCAAAAGAGCCGACCGATACAACGATTGCTGTTCCGCCAGGCCATCTTCGCGCCGTGTTCGAGCTCCTCGGGCGTATGCTCGTAGTGGTTTCGGCGCTCGATTTCAGCCTCGATTTCGGCGAGCCGGTCGTCGATTTCCGACTCCCGCCCGAGTTCGGTGTAACACTGCTCGATGAACGATTTCGCTTCCGCGAAGCGTTCTTCGCGGCTGTACTCCTGCGGCGGCTCGTGCATACACGAGATAGTTACGCCGACGGTATAGATTCCGCGGAGTTCCCCCGCAATCGCCGGCTTCTGCGGCGCTTTGGTCTGGGACACTTCGTAACCATTAAACAATATTCAACTCAACAAAGAATCAATAATGGAAACAGCACAGCTTGAGTCGGGGGTCGTCGGTGTCGTCGAAACCGCTTTCACTGATGGGACAGACAGTCTCGTCGTCGTTGACCCATCGGAGGAGACGCTTGCCGCGCTCGTGTCGGCATCGTTCGACCGAACACTACCGACGCTGCTCGTACTGGCCGAAGAACGCACGCTCAAGGACGCAATGGGGGATTTTGTCGTCGCTTCGAAGGCCGCTGCACTCGTCGAGGAGGGGGACCTATCGCTACGTGTGCTTTCGGAGCCGGCCGACAACTCCGTGTTCGCCGCCGAGGACCAAATTGTCGCGCCGGTCCCGACGGGTGACGGAGTCGCAGCGCTCAGCACCGACGATGGGGTCGTCGTCGACGACGTCTATGAGAGCTACCACGACCGGTTTGAGACGGCGCTCGATTACGACCTTCGGACACCGTCGATAACTCGTGTCCGGGAAACGCTGGAGGAGGCACTCGACGAACAGACCAGAGCGGACTTCGACGCGGTGCTTGAGGCCGTTCCCGAGGTTCGGAGCCGAGGCGACAGCCTCGATGAGGTTTCGATTCTCCTCTTGCTCACCGCCAAGAACGGCAATCTGCTGTACGATATCTCCAAGTGGGGCGAGGATGTCGGCGTCGCCTCGAAGGCGACCTTCTCGCGGACGAAGACCGACCTCGAGGACGCCGGTCTGCTCGATACGGAGAAGGTCCCGATCGATGTCGGCCGTCCACGGCTGCGGCTCAAACTCGGCGACAACCGGCTTCAAGGCCGGGACGCCGTCGACCTCGTCGAGACCGCGGCTGACATCCTCAACTAGTCCTCTCTTGCGTTCGACGGGAGCCTGAGCACGACCCGGGTGCCGCCGAGGTCGCTCGTTCCGAAGTCGAGTTCGCCGCCGTATGCCTCGATGACCCATCTAGCGACCCACAGGCCGATCCCGGTCGTGTGTTCCAACTGCGTAATCTCGCGCTCGCCGGTGATTATTTTCCGTGCCGTTTCGGGGATACCGGGGCCGTCGTCGTCGATCCACAGCTCCGTAACCGCCGTATCGTCGGTCTCTCCGACGGTCACCCGAACGCTCGGCTCGTCGCCGTTGTGTACGATGGCGTTCTCGATGACGTGTTCGAGAACGGTCTCGAACCGGGAGTCGACCACGGCTGTCTCCGCTGGTGGAACCGACCGGTCGATGGTCGCCGACGGATACCGCGCCTTGAGTTGTTCGCTGACGCGTTCGACGAACGGGGCGAGTGCAGCTTCCTCCAGCCCCGGGCCCACGTTCCGGCCGACGACGTTTCGGAGCTCGTTTGCGTCCGCCGCAAGCGACACGAGCTCGTCGGCCGTCTCGAAGATGCGCTCCGCGTAGTCGACGTGTTCCGGGTCGTCGAGCTCGGCGGCCAACAGCTCCGCAAAGCCGCGAACGACGTTGAGGTCGTTTCTGAGGTTGTGTCTGAGGATGCGGTTCGTGACACGGAGATACCGCTCGCGCTCGTTTTGTTCGGTGATGTCGGTGTAGATACCGAACACGTGGTCGGTCTCGCCGGTCTGGTAGACGAAGCCACGGAAGAGGAACTGCCGGGGGCCGGAGACGGTTCGGCGTCGTATCTCTCGGGTCGCAACACCGTCGCTTTTGAGCATCTCCCGAAGCTCGTCGGCGGTTTCGGCGCGGCTTTCCGGGACGATAACGTCGCCGGCCTTCTGTCCCACTACCGAGGACGATTCGTATCCAAAGACGGACTCGAACGCCGAGTTGACGCCTTCAATGCGGACCTCTTCATCGTCGATGGTAGCCTCGACGACAGGGTCGGGTATCCGCTCGAAGAGTTCTGCAAACCGGTCTCGCTCGGTCGATAGCTCTGCCTTCGTCGCGGCTAGCTCCCGAATGTCGTCGACTGAGGCGACGACTCCGCCGTTCTCAAGCGGTGCGACCGTCACTTCCGCAAGCCGAGGGTCGCCCCCTGCGGTGTGTGCGGTCGCCTCGATTGTTCGTTGTCCGTCTGTCGCCGCCTCTCCGGTTGGCTTGGCGTCAGGGAACACCGACGTAACCGACTCACCGACCAAGTCCTCACGGTCATAGCCGAGCCACTCGGCCAGCGGCGCCGTGAGGTACGTAATCCTCCCGTCGGCGTCGGCGAGGTATATCATGTCCTCGGTACTTTCCAACACCGTCTCGTATGTTTTCAGCGTCGACAGCCGCGCTGCCCGGTCGAGAGCGGCCGCTGCGGTTGTCGCCAACAGCTCTACGACGGATTCATCCGAGCCGTCGAACGCCCCGGGCGTCTCGGAGCCAACGCTGAGAACGCCGTGGTCGCCCATCGGAACTGCGATGGCAGACCGGACCGACCCATAATCGTAGGCGTCGATGCGCTCGATGTCGTCGTAGGTCTTCGGCTCCCCGCTCTCAAACACCGACCCGATGAGCCCTTCACCGACCTCGTACGTCGGCGGTTCGCCGACCAGCTCGAAGACGGCCGTTGACGCTGCCGCCGATTGGAGTGTCCCTGTCCCATCATCATAGAGGTGGACGCCGCTGATGTCGATATCGAGGATGTCTTCGGTGGCGTCGACGACCGTTTCGGCGATAGCTTCCTGTGACTCGGTGCGAAAGAGCGCTCGGCTCGTCTCCAAGAGCCCTCGAAGAACCTGTTCGCGGCGCTTCTGTTTCGTGATATCCCGGAAGAACACGGAGAGGCCGTCCTCGGAGGGGTATGCGTTGACCTCCGTCCACAGGTCCAGCGGCTCGTAGTAATCCTCGAAAGTGACCGGTTCCTGTGTCTCCATCGCCCGACGGTATTCGTGCTCGTATTGTTGGCCGAGCGCCTCGGAAAACTCCTCCCAGACGTTCTTGCCGACAAGCTCGTCGGCCTCGCGGTCGAGCAGCGTCTCCGCCTGTCCATTGAGATACGTGAAGCTCCAGTTCTCGTCGAGCGCAAAGACGGCGTCGCTGATACGGTCGAAGGTCCGCTCTAACCGCGTTGTCGTCTCCTGTAGCTCGTTCCAGTAGGTCCGACGCTCGAACTCCTGGCTCACCCACTCGACGGCCACTTCGACAAACGTCTGTTCGGCGTCAGAAAATTCCGTGCTACGTGGCTCCCCGTCGGCGAAACAGAGCGTTCCCTCGATATCGCCATCGACAACGACCGGCCCGCCGAGGTACGTTCCGAAATCAATGTCGTCTCGGATGAGTGTGTCTTCCCACGGTGTCCCCTCGACACCGACGGCGAAGCCTGAGACGTCCCCGCTGTCGACGACCCGGCGACAGTAGGTCGTCTCCAACGGCACCGACTCCGAGAGCAGATGGTCGGTTCCGGCGGCTTCGAGCAGCGCCTCCAGTCCACGGCTCTGTGTGAACGAAAACCGGTCCCCGTCGATTTCGGAGAGGTAGCCAATACCGAGCCCCAGCCGTTCACAGCCGAGTTCAAGCACATCGCCGACCTTCTCCTCGAAACTCCGAGACCGGTCGGCAATGATTCCCGCGAGTCGTTCGAGTGCCACCGCCTGCTCGCGGAGTTCGATGTTGGCTGGCCGCGCGTCGCCTTCGGATACCGCCCTGACACGGTCAGCGACCGTCTCGCCGTCCGTTTCGAGCCGCTCTTGGGAGACATACTCGTCTGCGCCCGCGCGGCCGACATCGATAGCGAGGTCGCCGTCAGTTGCCTCGCTGACAACGAGTATCGGCACCGTCGCGTCCGCGTTTCGGACTCGCTCGACGGCCTCGGCGGCCCACTCTGTCGGACCGCTGCCGACCGAACAGACGACACACCGCACGGCTTCGCCCCCAGTAAGGACCGAGACGGCCTCGCTCGGCGTCTCAGCGACCCGCGTGCCTGCCGGGAGTGGCACATCGGTGGTTCCCACGCATAGCACCGGAGAATCCATCGGTATACATTTTCGCTGGGACCCCCGATAAAGTTGCTGGCGAGTCTTAGGATTCTATCGTCGGGAGTTCAACGACGAAGACCGACCCCCGAGGGTCGTTGTCTTCGACCCGAATACTCCCGTCATAGCGGTTGACGAGCGTCTCGACGAGGTACAGCCCCAACCCGGTCCCGTCGCTGTCGAGGCCGCGCTCGTTGCGCTCGAAGATGGCCTCTTTCCGGTTGTCCGGAATGCCCGGTCCGTCGTCGGCAACCCGAACAACCGCCTGTTCGCCAGCGACGGTTACTGACACCGTTACTGTCGGTGGCTCGGTGTCGTTGTGCTCGATGGCATTCGTCAGGAGATTTCGGACGACCGACGCCAGCATGTCGTCAGCCAGAACGGTCACCGACGGTACCGGACCGTCAGTAGTTACGACGGCACGCTCGTAGTTCGACCGGACCTCCGCAAGCTGGTCTTCGATAACTCGGCCGAGATCAACTGGAGCGCGGTCAGCATCGCTCCGTAGCACGACCGCCGCGACATCACGGGCTGTTCGGGTTAGTTCGACAGCGCTGGTGGCGTTTTCGACGACTGTCTCGAGGTGTTCCTGCCCCGCCTCGTCGACGTGGTCTTCGAGGATTTCTGCATAGGCGGTCACAAGCTGGAGGTCGTTGCGGATGTCGTGCCGCACGACCTGATTCAGCAGTTCGAGGTTGTCACGCTGCGTTTCCAGCCGCTCCTCCGAAGCCAGCCGAGCCGTGATGTCGCGTGCGTATCCGAGCACCGCTTTCTCGCCTGTCCCGGCGACGGTGTAGGGAATCTTCGTCAACTGTACGGTCATGTCCGCGCCGTCATCCCGTGGAAGTTCGACGGCCGCCCGCTCCAGTCGGTCCCCCGACTCCAGCACTGACTCGTCGCTGTCGTGCAGCCGGTCGACAAGCGCCGGACGGCCAAGCGCTGCCGGCGTCTCCCCGACCATCGCCTGTGGCGTCGTTCCGAACAGCGTCGCCATCGCTTCGTTGACGAGGACGTACTCGCCGTCGCCGTCGATTGCGAACACCGGGTCCGGAACGAGGTCGATGACCTGCCGAAGTTGCGCTCTGGCCTGCTCTGTCGCTGCCTCCTCGCGCTTCCGCTGGCTGATGTCGCGGTGCAGCACCAGCGACGCCGGCTCCCCCTCGTAATCGATGCGTGTCGCCGAAAGCTCGACCGGAAGCCGCTCTCCGCCGGCTGTCTCAAGCTCGACTTCGTACTGGCTCGGTGCGGGCTCGCCAGCGACCCGCGCGTGGTGGTGGGCCTCGACGGTCTGTTTGTACTCCGGGGCGACGATGTCTGCCTTCGACGTGCCGAGAATCTCCGCCTCGTCGTAGCCCGTCATTTCGCAAAGCCGTTCGTTGACGAATACGACCGTCCCGTCCTGCACGACCCGAATGCCGTCGTTGCTCTCCTCGACGACCTGCCGATATAACCTCTCGTTCACGGGCGATGATGGGGCGGCCCCGGGTTAAAAGTTAATAATAATTCATTAAGGTTTCGTGTAACTTCGACGTCGGTTACCGTTTGGTGGCGGCGATGTCGCTGCGAATGTAGTCCGAAAAAGCGTATACGCACTTACGTAGCGCATTATTGGTTTCAGCAATTTTGAGGCGGAGTCCCCGTCGCATCTGCGACGCGTGGCTCTCGTCATACCGAGGTGTCTCCGAAGACAAATTCACGCCGTATTCTAAGCCGTTCCACTTCAGCGGCAAATCCTAAACACCTGTTCAAGAAGCTCTCAAAAAATCGTCCGAATCGTTCCCTGATCACTAACACCGTGCTTTCACATGAGCGAACATGACAACATCTAACGATGGCTATCGAATAGCTTATTCGACCCGCTTGAATATGGCATTCTGATGGATGTATCGGTAGTCGTCTGTGTCTATTCGATGGATCGCTTCGAGTCGTTCGTCGAGGCGGTCGAAAGCGTCCTCGCACAGACGTACGATCCGATCGAGGCGATACTGGTCGTCGACGGCAACCAGGCGGTGTACGAACGCGTCGCAGACCGGTTCGGCGATCGGGACGACGTGGTGGTCCACTGCAACGAGGAAAACAGGGGTGTGTCAGTGAGTCGGACCCATGGAGCAGAGTTGGCGAGCGGGGACGTTGTCGCGTTCATCGACGACGATGCGGTGGCCGAACCAGACTGGATCGAACACCTCGTTGAGGCCTATGAGAAGCACGACGCGGTCGCGGTCGGTGGACGCATGACCGGAGAGTGGCTCGCCGGCCGACCGTCGTTCCTGCCCGACGAGTTCGACTGGCTGGTCGGCGTCACCCATCGCGGATTCGCCGACGGGAGAACCGAGGTTCGAAACACGTTCGAGTCGAACATCTCGTTTCGGCGGGAGGTGTTTTTGGATCTCGGCGGGTTCGATCCCGAACTGGGGCCGACCGGGGAGGAGTACCGGCACTCCGAAGGTGCCGAGATCGGGGCTCGGCTCGAAGCAGAATACGATCGCGGCGTCATGTACATTCCGGAGGCCATCGTGCGCCACAAGGTGTTCGAACACCGGACGCGGCTGTCGTGGCTTTGTCGTCGGGCGTTCGAACAGGGCGTCTCGAAGCGGGCGATGAAACGCCGGACCGATGGCTCCTCGGCCGAAGAGTTCGGGTTCCTCCGATCGCTGTTCCTCGAGCATCTCCCCCGCCGGCTCCGAGAGCTGATCGACGAGCCGTCCGTGGCGGGAGTCGCCCAGATCGTGATGCTATTCGTCTTCACTGGTCTGGTTGGAGTCGGGTACCTCTTCGAGAGCGCTTGGGGGATCGTCAGTCGATAGGCGGCTACTAGGTGTGGCACAGAAATTTTACAGAGACACTACAGGGCTTAGAACCGTATTCTAAATGAAGTGCAACCCTGCAGATGTCGCTTTGCTCGGTTCAAAATGACTACTCCGTCGTTTCGATGACATCCACGACACGGAACCCGCGCTGTACGTGTGGCCGTTCGTCTCCTATCAATGGACAGTAGCAAACAGTGCGGTCGTTGTTGCTATTGAGTTGTTGTACCTCGTTCTTACCGTGTCGGTGCGCAAAAAACGTCGCGGTAACTGGATCCCGAGCCAACTGTGCGCGGACCGCATCCGGATCACCAGAACCGCCCTCGGCAGAGGTTTGTGGGATATGCATCAGGACGAAGACGCCAGCCTTGTCAGCGAACGCGTCGATCTGTGATCGAAGGAAATCCACGTCGGCTCCAGGACGCCCGCCTGGATCGCCGGGTTCAGCCGTGTCGCAAATAATAAACACATACTCGCCCAGTTCGACGGTGTAATCTTTGGGGATGTCATAGACTGCTTCCCACTCTTCGCCAGGGAGGAGATCATGGTTGCCCATAACGGGATACCACTCAATCGGATCCGGAAGCTCCGAAAAGAACTCTTCAATAACTGTGAAATGATCTTCTGGGTCGTTATGAATGATATCGCCGTTGTGGAACAACAGATCGATTTCGCGTTCGTCATGGACCGCTTCTATCTCGTCTTTGGCCCGCTCAATGGCCTCAACCCAGCCCTGTGGGCCGTAGTCTCCCTGGTAATTGTGTCCCCAGTGGCTATCTGATACGACGACAAACCGATATTTGACGTCCGCCATCGAAACAGACTGTCGATCGTAAATCGAGTTGAACGCGGTTCCGTTGATAATTGAGCCGTCGATTCCACGTTGCCGGGTCTCGATGAGATCTGGGTTTTCCTGTAATAGTGTCGGCTCTTGCTGTAGGTACCAGTTGAGGCCGTATATGCCGCCGAGACCAACCGTCGATACGGCACCGGCACGCAACAGACCACGCCGAGTGATGCGGTTTCGAACGTCAGTTGAACTAACCCTCCGACCAGCGGATGAGTTTTTGATACGGAGCGACAGACGCGACAATGGGCCCCGATCTGGGGTTTTTTCCGGACAGAACGTTCTGACCCGTTTTTTATCAATTCGACTCAGTTGCTCCCACTCGTGTTCTTCAACGAGATGGACAGCAAAGGACTCTTTCGAATCAAAATATTCTGAACAATATGGACATTCAATTGGCATATATAAAGCAGTTCGCCTTCGGACATAAAATTCACGTTAGCTTCCGAATCGAGGTCGACAGCTATTAGCCGGCGGCCCCACCAGTCGTGGACACGAACTGTCGATGCAAGGAACCGAGCCGATTTCGATGGTCCGTTATTTATGATACTGTTTTCAGCGCTCACGATCGCGATCGTCTCGGTCGCGAGCACGATCGCCTCGGTTCGGAACGCCTTCGCACCGATCCGGAAGGTCCTCGCGCTGCTCGCCACACCGATCGTCTTCCTAGTGTCGTATCTTGTCCCGCGGGACGACTCGCTGTGGCTGTTCATGGCCGGCCAGGGAGATCGGTTCGCGGACAACTCGAAGTATCTGTTTCTCTACTGTGACTGCCAGCCAGACGTCCGGAACGTCTGGATCGGCACCGACGAGCGGATCGTCGCGGAGTTGCGCGAGCACGGCTACGAGGCGTATACGAGACACAGTCTCGCCGGGCGGTGGCGGCTGCTACGGGCGGGCTACTGGTTCGAGACCCACGGCCCAATCGCGCCGGCGTACGCGGGTCGGGCGCGGCTAATACACCTGACCCACGGCAACTACCTCAAAGTGATGCTGGAGGACCACACCAGGGACTGGCCCTGGATCGTCCAGGTGCTCGTCGAGTTCTTCTTCGAGCGTCGCCGCCGGTACGTCGTCACGGGCAGCGGGCCGCCCCTGAAGAATATGCAGAGCATGCGCGGTGCGCCCGCAGATCGAGCCCTCATGACGGGGCTGCCCCGGAACGACGCGCTGTTCGACGCGTTCCAAGACGAGGAATTGGGGCTGGAGGAGTCCGCACTAGCGGCGGTCCGCGATCGGGCCGCCGAGGGGCCGGTGCTGCTGTACGCCCCGACGTATCGCGAGGGGTACGGCGAGCGGAACGGCGTCCCACTGTCGGAGCTCGATCTCGGACTGGAGCGGCTCGATTCGGTGCTCCGGTCCCACGACGCGACGCTGTATATCTCCCATCACCCGGCGACGACGTTCGATCGGGATCTCGAAGGGCTCGATCGAGTGACTGTCCTCGAATCGGGCGGGGATCTCTATCCGTTCCTGCGGGAGTGTGACGTGCTCGTGACCGACTACTCGGGCATCTTTTACGACTTCCTGCTGCTCGATCGGCCGATGGTCTTCTTCGCCCCGGACCTGGAGGTGTATCTCGAGGATCGAGATCTGTATTTCGACTACGAGGACCACGTGCCGGGGACGATCGCGACGACGCCCGAGGCCTTTGTCGAGTCCGTGCGGGCGATCCTGGAGGGGGCCGACGAGCACGGTGACGATCGGGCCGCTGTGCGGGAGGCGTTCTACGACGATCCGGACGGCGAGGCCTGCGAGCGTGTCTATCATACTGTCAGGGACGAGGCGTGAGAAGACAGGCGACTCGTGGTGAACTCGATAGCGGTACGTATTTCCACCGGACCGACCAACCGGAGATCATGTCGGAGCCCGACGACGTCTGTGTCGTCACCCACCCGATCGGGTCCGCCTCCGAGAGTCACGCGGAGACGTTGCTCGACATCCTCGGGGCGATCACGGACGTTTCGCTGGTCGCCATCTCTGTCGCTGAGGAGTCCCCGCTCCGCGAGGAGTACGACACGATCGAGGTCTCGAGGGTCGGCACCGGCGGGCCGATCCCGATCGCCGCCCTGCGGTTTCTGGCGAATCAGGTCCGGATGGCGATGATCCTCCGAAGGCGGCCGGAAGAGGTCGTGCTCTTCTTCGGGGTGACCGCCTATCTGCTCCCGATCGTGGCCGCGAAACTCGCCGGAAAGACGGTCGTACTCCAGCCGCGGGGGAACGTCCCGCTGACCCTCCGCCTTCACTGGGAGCGACGGCTGCCGGACGTGCTGGCCCGCGGGCTGGCTGGCGTGGTGTGGTCCATGGAGCGGCTGGGATATCACGCCGCGGATGCGATCATTACCTACACGCCCTCGATGGCCGAGGAGCTGGGGCTCGATCGGTTCGAGGAGAAGCTGTACCCGAACGGGGCGCGGTACGTGGATACGGATGAATTTTACCCGCGAGTCCCGTTCGAAGAGCGCGATCGCGTGGTCGGGTTTCTGGGCCGGCTCGACGAGGAGAAGAACGTTCGAACGCTGGCGGCGGTGGCGAAGGAGTTGCCCGAGGACGTGACGTTTCGGTTTATCGGTGATGGCGATCTGCGGGAGGAACTGGAGGAAGAGCTTGCCGCGGAGATCGAGGCGGGAAAGGTGGAGTTTACCGGGTGGGTCGATCACGACGAGGTGCCCCGGCAGTTGAGCGAAT from Natronomonas pharaonis DSM 2160 includes the following:
- a CDS encoding CDP-glycerol glycerophosphotransferase family protein codes for the protein MILFSALTIAIVSVASTIASVRNAFAPIRKVLALLATPIVFLVSYLVPRDDSLWLFMAGQGDRFADNSKYLFLYCDCQPDVRNVWIGTDERIVAELREHGYEAYTRHSLAGRWRLLRAGYWFETHGPIAPAYAGRARLIHLTHGNYLKVMLEDHTRDWPWIVQVLVEFFFERRRRYVVTGSGPPLKNMQSMRGAPADRALMTGLPRNDALFDAFQDEELGLEESALAAVRDRAAEGPVLLYAPTYREGYGERNGVPLSELDLGLERLDSVLRSHDATLYISHHPATTFDRDLEGLDRVTVLESGGDLYPFLRECDVLVTDYSGIFYDFLLLDRPMVFFAPDLEVYLEDRDLYFDYEDHVPGTIATTPEAFVESVRAILEGADEHGDDRAAVREAFYDDPDGEACERVYHTVRDEA
- a CDS encoding glycosyltransferase family 4 protein codes for the protein MSEPDDVCVVTHPIGSASESHAETLLDILGAITDVSLVAISVAEESPLREEYDTIEVSRVGTGGPIPIAALRFLANQVRMAMILRRRPEEVVLFFGVTAYLLPIVAAKLAGKTVVLQPRGNVPLTLRLHWERRLPDVLARGLAGVVWSMERLGYHAADAIITYTPSMAEELGLDRFEEKLYPNGARYVDTDEFYPRVPFEERDRVVGFLGRLDEEKNVRTLAAVAKELPEDVTFRFIGDGDLREELEEELAAEIEAGKVEFTGWVDHDEVPRQLSELRLLVLPSEPTEGLPTVILEAMACGTPVLATPVSGVPDVVRQGETSFLMDEVAGEAIARDIEGILDRDDLTELSQYAREHIKAEYSFDAAVRRWRRVLEAL